The following proteins come from a genomic window of Fusobacterium perfoetens:
- the tgt gene encoding tRNA guanosine(34) transglycosylase Tgt, which yields MKKLPVTYELIKKQGNARAGVITTPHGKIETPVFMPVGTQGSVKGMTKEELLELGTEIILGNTYHLHLRPSDELIARFGGLHEFSNWDRPILTDSGGFQVFSLGHLRKITEEGVAFSSHLDGSKRFLSPEKSIEIQNNLGSDIVMLFDECPPGASSREYLIPSIERTTRWAKRCVTYHKRPTEQGLFAIVQGGIYEDLREKSLNELKVLDEDISGYAMGGLAVGEKKEDMYRILKNVTPLFPEEKPRYLMGVGEPLDMLEAVEHGIDMMDCVHPTRIGRHGTVFTKYGRLVIKNAIYAEDDRPLDEDCDCYVCRNYKRGYIRHLLKAGEILGQRLTTYHNLYFLVNLMKKARTAILEDRYLEFKEEFIKNYSMGNSSPWIQEKKK from the coding sequence ATGAAAAAATTACCAGTAACATATGAATTAATAAAAAAACAGGGTAATGCTAGAGCTGGAGTTATAACAACTCCTCACGGAAAAATAGAAACTCCTGTATTTATGCCTGTCGGAACTCAAGGTTCTGTAAAAGGAATGACTAAAGAAGAACTTTTAGAACTTGGAACAGAGATTATCCTTGGAAATACTTATCACTTACATTTAAGACCATCTGATGAGCTTATTGCAAGATTTGGTGGACTTCATGAGTTTAGTAATTGGGACAGACCAATTCTTACAGATAGTGGTGGTTTCCAAGTATTTAGCTTAGGACATCTTAGAAAAATAACTGAAGAGGGAGTTGCTTTTTCATCTCATCTTGATGGATCAAAAAGATTTTTATCTCCTGAAAAATCAATAGAAATTCAAAATAATCTTGGATCTGATATAGTTATGCTTTTTGATGAATGCCCACCAGGAGCATCTTCAAGAGAATATCTTATCCCATCTATTGAAAGAACTACAAGATGGGCAAAAAGATGTGTAACTTATCATAAAAGACCTACTGAACAAGGACTTTTTGCAATTGTTCAAGGGGGAATTTATGAAGATCTAAGAGAGAAAAGTTTAAATGAATTAAAAGTTCTTGATGAAGATATATCTGGTTATGCAATGGGAGGACTTGCTGTTGGAGAGAAAAAAGAGGACATGTATAGAATCCTTAAAAATGTAACTCCACTTTTCCCTGAAGAAAAACCGAGATATTTAATGGGAGTTGGAGAACCTCTTGATATGTTAGAGGCTGTAGAACATGGAATTGATATGATGGACTGTGTTCACCCAACAAGAATCGGAAGACATGGAACTGTGTTTACTAAATATGGAAGACTTGTTATAAAAAATGCTATCTACGCTGAAGATGATAGACCACTAGATGAAGACTGCGACTGTTATGTTTGTAGAAATTATAAAAGAGGTTATATAAGACATCTTTTAAAAGCTGGAGAGATTTTAGGACAAAGACTTACTACTTATCATAATTTATATTTCTTAGTAAATCTTATGAAAAAAGCAAGAACTGCTATTTTAGAAGATAGATACTTAGAATTTAAAGAGGAATTTATTAAAAATTATTCTATGGGAAATTCTTCCCCTTGGATTCAAGAAAAGAAAAAATAA